In the Martelella mediterranea DSM 17316 genome, TAGCTCCAGGGATCGGGGCCCATCAGCGCGCGGGCACGGTTCAGCGTGTCCTCGACGAAGGGCATCGTCACCTTGGTGGCCGAGGTGTCGTTCAAGGCCTCTTCGGCCAGCTTCTTCGACTCCGAGAACGCCTTGAGCAGCGCTGCGGGCAGAAAGGGGTATTCCTCGACCAAGGTCCGGCGCACGCCCAGAACGTGCATCACCGGGAAGATGCGGGTCTGGCGGAAATACTCCTCGGCCGCGCCGATGCTGTCGCGGAACAGGCGGCCGACATGGGGATGGCCCTCGGCAAAGCAGCGCGGCCAGCGCGGGCCGATGAAGCCGTCGATCTCGCCCGCCGCCAGCATGCCGTTCAGCGTGGCACCCTCGGGCGCCTGCTCGATGGTGATGTCGTCGGGCAGCGTCAGCGCGATCTTTTCCGGGCGGCCCGGCGTGTCCATGCCGCCGCGCACCCAGGTCACGTCCGAGGGTTTCACGCCGAAATGCTCTTCCAGGATGCCGCGCACCCAGACGTTGGCCGACAGCTGGTACTCGGCGATGCCGATGCGCTTGCCCTTCAGATCCTCGGGCCGGTCGATGCCGCGGTCGGTGCGGATATAGACCGAGGTATGACGGAACGCGCGGCTCAGGAACACCGGGATCGCGACGTAATGCGGGTTCCCGCGCGCGACCGAGATCGAATAGGACGACAGCGACAGCTCCGAGATGTCGAAGGCCTCGTGCCGGAAGGCGCGGAAGAACATCTCTTCGGGCGACAGCAGCATCGGCACGGGATCGACGCCGTCGATCTTGACCCGGCCGTCGACGATGGCCCGCGTGCGGTCGTAATTCCCCATGGCGAGGGAGAGTTTCAGATCGGACACGTGTTCCTCCTTTACGTGATGCCGCATTGGCGCTGCAGATCCACCGGCTGGCCCGAGGCCGCCGATTCCAGGATCGCGTGACAGATTTCGAGGCTCGCGCGGCCCCAGGCGCCGGTCTGGGCGGGCGCGCGATCCTCGCGCACGGCGCCGACCAGCGCGTCGATGACAGGTCCGCGCGGGGCGGGGCCGAAGGGCACCTCGACGAAGCGGCGCTCGATGTCGCCGAAGACATCCAGCCCGGCAGGCGTCAGCCGCAGGTCGGCGCGGTCGCACAGCGCGATCACCGGGCCGAAATGCTCGTTGTTTTCCGCCTCGATAAGCCCGGCCCCGCTGCCGTAGGTGCGGGTCTGCTTGAGCGCGGCTTCGGCCTCGGCGTCGAGCCCCTGCAAGGCGCGACGCGCCTTGCCATAGGCGGCGGGGTCCTTGCGCTGGCCCAGCTCGCCCACATTATCCATCCAGACGTCGCTGTCGAAATGCGCGTAGCCGGAATAGGTCAGGCTGGCGAAGGATCCATTGGCAAAGGCGATGAGCGCGCTGAACGCGCCTTCCGTCGGGCGCGCGGGATCCCAGGCGCCGGTCATCGCGGTGACTCGGGTGGCAAGGCCACCGGCCAGCCGGCGCACCACGTCGATCTGGTGGATCGCCTGGCTGAACAGGATGCCGCCGCCCTCTTCGGTGCGCAGTTCCTCGGGGCGCCGGGGGCGGTAGAGGAAATCGGTGTAGTTGAACGCCTGGATCATCCGCAGGGATCCCACCTCACCGCTCTCGATCAGGCGCGCCGCGGCCTCGACTGGCGGGTCGAAGCTGTGGCTGGGGCCTACGATCAGATGCTTGCTCGAGGCCTCGGCGGCCGCGACCATGCGGTCGGCATCCGCCATCGAGATGGCGATCGGCTTGTCGACCAGCACATGCTTGCCGGCGGCCAGCGCGGTGCAGACGTGGTCGGCGTGCATCTGGTGCGGCGTGGCGATATAGACCGCCTCCACCTCAGGATCGGCGCAAAGCGGCACGATGTCGTCATAGGTCCGACCGCCGAACTCGGCCTCGAACGCCGCGCGGCTTTCGGCGCGGGGGGCGGCGGCGGCGACCAGTTTCACGCGCGGATCGGCGGTGAAGGTCGGGATCATCAGCATGAAGCCGCGACCCAGCCCGACGACGCCTAGCCTGACGGGCATTTGCGCGGGCTCAGAGGTCAAGGACCAGCCTCCCGCCCGAACAGGCGCGCGAGACGCAGATCATGATCTTGTCGGCCTTTTCCTCGTCCATCAGCACCATGTCGCGGTGATCGGCCTCGCCCTCCAGGAGTCGCGTCTTGCAGGTGCCGCAGGTGCCGCTCTCGCACGAGCTGACGGTCGGGAACCCGGCATCGCGCATAGCCTCGAGGATCGAACGGTCGGCGGGCACGGTCAGCGTGATGCCGGTCTTCTTCAGCTCGACCTCGAAGGCCTCGTCATCGGCGCGCACAACGTCGACGGGCTTGAAATCCTCGAAGTTGACGCGGCCTTCCGGCCAATGGCCCGAGATCGCCTCGATCTCGTCCATCAGGGGCTTTGGCCCGCAGCAATAGACATTCAGCTTCTGCGGCTCGGCAAAATGGTCCCAGAAATCGTAGATCTTCTCGGGGTCGCCCTCGTCGTGATGGGCCAGGACACGGTCGCCGTAAGCGGTGGTCAGGTCTTCCAGGTAGGCCGCCTCTTCCGCGCTGCGGCTGAGGTAGATGATGTTGAAATCCTTGCCTTCGCGCTCAAGATGCGCGGCCATGGCCGAGATTGGCGTGACCCCGATGCCGCCCGCGATAAGCAGGTAGCGCGGCGCGTCGGCCATGGGGAAGTCGTTTTCCGGCGCCTCGACGTTCAGCTCGAACCCCTCGACCGCCTCGTCATGCATCGAGGCCGAGCCGCCCCGGCTGGCCGGCTCGCGCTTCACGGCGATCTTGTAATGGTCCGGCGCGGTGCCGTCGTTGACCAGCGAATAGCGCCGCATTGCCCCCGAGGGCGTCTCGACCGTGACATGCGCGCCGGGCGTGAATCCGGGCAGCGCGCCCTCTTCCATCGGAACCAGCGTGAATTCGGTGATCTGCGGGGTCAGCGCGCGTCTTGCACCGACGCGCATCCTGATGAGCTCCATTCGCCCCTCCCAAAAAACGTGTATCTGCCCTTGCTCATTTAGATAGCTAAGTATATGTTGTCAAGCATTCGAGATTGGCCTTCACGGGCCCGGGCCGCAGGAGGAGTACGAGATGCTGACCCCCGAAGAGAACGAAGTCCTGACCCGCGTGACGGGTGACGCGCCGATGGCGAAACTGATGCGTCAGCACTGGACGCCGGTCTGCCTGATGGAAGAAGTGGCGGAGAACGACGGCAAGCCGCTGCGCGTCGAAGTGCTTGGCGAATCCTACGTCGCGTTCCGTGATACCAAGGGCCGTCTCGGCATGCTCGACGAGCTCTGCCCGCACCGCAAAGCCTCGCTGGTCTACGGTCGCAACGAGGATTGCGGCCTGCGCTGCCTGTACCACGGATGGAAGATGGATGTGGACGGCAACGTCGTCGCCATGTCGTCCGAGCCCGAGGGCAGCCCGCTGATGGACAAGGTCAAGGCCCGTTCCTACCCGGTGCGCGAATGGGGCGGTTTCGTCTGGGCGTGGCTCGGCGACAAGACCGACATGCCGGAGTTCCAGCCCCCCGCCTTCGCCCCAACCGAAGACACCCCGGTCGCCATCCTGAAGATCCGTGTCCCCGCCAACTGGGCGCAGATCCACGAAGGACAGATCGACAGCGCGCATTCCTCGTCGCTGCATTCATCAACGATGAAACCGGCCCGCGTGGAAAGTGCCGCAGCCGATGACAAATCGTGGTACCGCCCGTCGACCGACAAATCGCCGCGCATGCAGACCGAGACCACCAGCTACGGCTTCCACTACGCAGCGATCCGCAAGCCGATCAAGAACGCAGCAACGCATCATTACCTGCGCATCACCGAGTTCGTGGCGCCATACTACTCGCTGATCCCGCCCAACAACGCCTACAAGGTCGCCAGCGTCATCGTGCCGATCAACGACGACGAGACTGCGTTCCACTTCCTCGCCTTCGGCGGCCCGAAAGTGCCCTCGACCGAGGAATGGCGCGCCTTCAACCACGCTGTTCCGGGCAAGGACCTGGATGAGAAGTGGCGCACGCTTCGGACGCTGGACAACGACTTCAAGCAGGACCGCGAGCTGATGAAGGAAGGCCACTTCACCGGCGTTCCGGGCATCCCGAACGAGGACATCATCATGTGGGTGTCGATGGGCAGCCGCGTGCAGCGCCATACCGACGTGCTGGGCGCCTCGGACCTCGCCATCGTCGAGTTCCGCCGACTGATGACCGACGCCGCGCAGAAGGTGGCCGAGGGCGGCCCGGCGATCGGCACCGCGAGCTTCGCGCTGCAGTCGCGCATCGCCTCGCACGAGGGGGTCTATCCCAAGGATGTCGACTGGCGCACGCTGGTCGCCCATGACCCGGCCGAAGCGGCCGAGTGACGCGCTGGCGCTTTCCTCCCAAGGCGCACGCAGGGAAGGCCCGCACGAGCAATCGTGCGGGCCTTTTTTCATGGTCTTGTTCAGAGTTGCGCGCGCCTCTTCAGACGGTTTCGAGGCGCGCCGCCAGCTCCGCCGACGTCCGGCGCAGCAGCTCGGAGAGTTCATCCGCGCGGCGTGATATGCGCTCCGTCGGCCCATGAATCCCGATGCCCAGCGGGCGTGCGTGCCCCGGCGGCACCGGGATCAGCGTCGACATCATAGACGCATCCCAATGCACCGTGCGGTGCGTCGGAATGTCCAGCAGGTCGCGCGCGTGCAGGATCGACACGTCGGTATCACGATTGGCGTCGAGCACCGCCTCGAAGGCCGCCTGGGGGTAGTCGCGCGGCGAGATCAGCCCCTCGGCCACGGTGCGGCGGTAGATCTGCAGCGCCACCGGCCGCGGCGCGCGCGCCAGCATCAGCCAGCCGGTGCCGTTCTGCACCATCAGCCGCCGGTCGCCCGCGCGGATATGGGTGTTGCGCCCCTCCTGCCGGTGCAGCGAGGTGACGTAATCGACATGCAGGTCGGCGGGCGCGGCCAGCACCACCGGCTCGCCCGCAGCCTCGCGCAGACGGCACAGGGCATCGAACAGCACGGTCTGCTCATAATCGTCGACCTGCATCCAGCCCGTCAACGTCTGCAGCCGGGGCCCGGGGAGATAGGCATGGGTCGCGGGATCGAGCGTCATGTAACCCATGTCCAGCATTGTACGCAAAAGCGCGGTCAGGCTGGAAACCGGATAGCCGAGCGCGGCGCCCAGTTCGTGCAGCCGGGCAGGCTGTCGGTGACTGGCGAAGAACTCGAGGATCTCGAACACCCGCGCGGCGGATTTCACCTTGTCTGCGGTCATCTCTCCTGCCCTTCCGATTCACACGACTCGGCGACCCGTACCGGCCAGCTCCGTCCTGTCCCAATCTAGGCGAATCGGCGCGCTGCGGAAAGGGTTCGCGACGCGGCCCCGGCGGATGTCCCGCAGCCGGCGCACGGGACTACGGGCAGAATTCACATCCTCGAAATATCCGCCGTGCGGGGCGGTTGGCGTTGACCGGAGGCCCGATTTCGCAAGGCTGTCGGCAAGGGAGACGGCGGGATGCGCGCGCGATGGCGCAGCGGCACGGCCCTCCCCGTTCATCCCTTTCGGCAGGCGGCCGGCACGCCCCGACCGCCCCTGACACCAGACGAGGTTCCATGCCCGACACCGCCCCCTCCATCCCCCGCCCGCCGTCGTCCGGCACGATCTGCGTCGTCGGCGCGGGCTTCATGGGCTGCGTGATCGCCACGCTCTATGCCCACCACGGCCATGATGTCGCGCTGTGCGACATGAATACCGAGTTGCTGGCCAGCTTTGCCGAGCGCGCGCGCCCGATCGCCGCGACCTTCGCAGACGACCCGGCCGCCGTCGACGCGATGCTGGCGCGTGTGCGCACCGAGCCCTCGCTGGCCGAGGCCGTGAAGGGCGCATTCATGGTGCACGAGGCGGTGCAGGAGAAGCTCGAGACCAAGCAGGCGCTGTTCGCCGAATTGGACGCGTTCTGCCCGCCCGAGGTGGTGCTGGCCACCAACACCTCGTCGCTGTTGCTGTCGGACATCGGCGCCAAGGTGAACGGCAAGCAACGGATCCTGGGCCTGCACTATATCACGCCCGGGCACATCATCCGCTCGATCGAGGTGATCCACGCCGATTTCACCCCGGCGTCGCTGGTGGAATGGGGCCGGGCCTTCGTCGAATCCATCGATCACGTGGGCGTCGCCTGCGGGGAGCGGCCGGGCTTCCTGATCAACAAGATCCAGTTCGCCATGCTGACCGAGATCTATCGCCTGATGGACGAAGGCATCGCCAGCCGCGACGATATCGACGCGGCCGTGCGGCTGAGCATCGGGCCGCGCCTCGCGCTGTGGGGGCCGCTGCTGACCGAGGATCTGATCGTGTCGAAGGCGACGGCGCTGGCCGTCACGGATTCGCTGTACCACCAGACCGGGGACGAGAACTACAAGGGCCGCAAGGCGCTGCGCGACCTGGTCGAGGCCGGGCACATGGGCGCGATCACCGGACGCGGCTGGTACGAGTACGACGCGCCCTATGCCGAGATCGTCTTGGAGCGCGACCGCCAGCTGACAGACCTCCTGGAGTGGCTGCGGGAGCGCGACCCGGTGGGCCGGCTGGCGCCCCGCTGAGACACGAAAAAGGGGGCGGATGATCCGCCCCCTTTCCTTTTGCCACAGTCCGGATAAAGGCTTACTGGCCGCCCAGGTTGATGTGGATGTTCTTCTCCTGCGTGAACGAGATCAGCTCGCCGATCCCCTCCTCGCGCCCGAGGCCCGACTGCTTGTAGCCGCCGAAGGGCGCACCCAGGAAGTGCCGCCCGACCTCGTTGATCCAGACGAAGCCGGCCTCCGCGCGGGCCGCCGCGCGATGCGCCGTGGCCAGGTCCTTCGACCAGATCGAGCAGGTCAGGCCCACGTCTAGGCCATTCACCTCGTCCATCATTGCCCCCTCGTCCGACCAGCGGCGCAGCACCAGCACCGGGCCGAAAATCTCCTCCCTGGCGACGCGCATGTCCGGTGTGACATCGGCGAAGATCGTCGGTTCGACGAAGCAGCCGTCCGCCATCGCGCCCTCGGTCACCGCGTTGCCGCCGGTGACGACGCGCGCGCCCTCTGCCTTGCCCGAGGCGATGTAGCCCATCACCCGATCGAAATGCTCGCGCCCGACCAGCGCGCCCATTGTCGTCGCGGGGTCGGTCGGCATGCCCGGCTTGAAGCGCGACACAGCCGCCGCCAGCCGCTCGACGACCGCGTCGTGCAGGTCGTCATGCAGGAAGGCGCGGCTGGTCGAGCCGCAGCTCTGCCCGCACCAGCTGAAGTTCATGCCCGCGACGATGGCGTTGGCCACCTTGTCGGGGTCGCTGTCCGGATAGGCGATCAGGGCGTTCTTGCCGCCCAGCTCCAGCAGCACCGGCTTCAGCGTGTCGCTGGCCGCGCGCATCACCGCGCGCCCGGCCCCCACCGAGCCGATCAACGTGACCTTGTCGACACCCTTTTGCGAGGCCAGCGCCGCGCCCGCCTCCGTCCCGCCGGGGAGCACGGTAAAGACACCCTTGGGCAGCAGGCCGTCGATCAGCTCGGCCAGCCTCAGCGCCGAGAGCGGCGCCTGCACCGGAGGCTTGATGATGACCGCGTTGCCCGCAGCCAGCGGTGCGCCCATCTTGCCGCCGCAGAACATCAGCGGGTGGTTGAACGCCAGGATCCGCGCCACCACGCCCAACGGCTCGCGCAGGGTCATGTTGATGCGCTCGGGGCCCATCGGGATGGTGTCGCCCTTCATCTCGGTGACGAGGCCGGCAAAGAATTCCATCTGCGCCGCGGCGACACCCGCGTCGCCGCGCATTTCGGTATAGGGGTTGCCGCAATTGGCGGAATCCAGCAGCGCCAGCTCGTCGCCATGCTTGCGGATGATGGCGGCGATCTCCTTCAGCACGCGCGCGCGCTCCAGGGGCGCCACGTCGCGCCATTCGCGGAAGCCCGCGCGGGCGCTGGCCACGGCCGCGTCCACGTCCGCTTCGCCCGCCGTGGCGACCTGCGCCAGCACCTTGCCGGTGGCCGGATCGAAGGTGGGATCGGTGCGGCCGGATTGTGCCGCGTGCCATGCATTGCCGTAGTAGAGCCCGAGGTTCGCGGGCAGGGTCGGTTCGAGCATGGAGCCCTCCTAGTCTTACAGATGGCGTCTCAGGAAAGGCGGGCGACCGGGGCCGCCGCGCCGAGGGTTGTCACAGCATCGACGGCAGCAGCGTCGACAGCCCGGGAACCAGTGCCAGCACGATCATGCCCAGCAGGTACAGCAGCACAAAGGGCCAGGCCGAGGAGAAGACCTTGCCGAGGCTGGCGTCTTCCCACGCGCTTTTCAGCGCGAAGAGCGTGTAGCCGAAGGGCGGGGTCATGCCCCCCACGGTGATGTTCACCAGGAACAGTAGCCAGAACCAGATCGGATCGAATTGCAGTTCCTCGATGATCGGCAGGTAGATCGGGATGACGATCAGCATCAGCGCGATCTGGTCGATGAACATGCACAGCACGAAAGGCAGCAGCATCAGCAGGATGAGCATCACCCAGCGCGACTGTTCCAGCCCCACGACCCATTCGGTCATCGCCGAGGCACCGCCGGTGAAGGCCAGCAGCTGGCTGAACAGTTTCGAGCTGGCCATGATGAACAGGATCATCGCCGCCACCTTGGCCGAGGAAACCAGCGACTCGCCGATCATCTTGAACGACAGGTTGCGATAGATCGCGGCGATGATCAGCGAACCGATGACACCCATCGCGCCGGCCTCGGTCGGCGTGGCGATGCCGACCAGGATGAGCCCCATCACCATCAAGATGATGATCGAGAACGGCACCACCCGCAGCAGCGCCCAGCCCTTGTCGGCCAGCGTGGCGCGGGTGCCGTCGTCGGGCTCGTCGGGCGCCAGCGACGGGTTCAGCCAGACGCGGATGAAGCAATAGCCCAGGAAGATCGCGGCGAACATCAGGCCGGGAATGATCCCGGCGATCAGCAGCCCGGCGATGGAGACGCCGGCCAGCGTGCCGATGATGATGACCAGCACACTGGGCGGGATCAGCGGCGCCAGGCTGGCGCCCGCCAGGATCGTGCCGGCCGACAGCCGCGCGTCGTAGCCGCGCGCGACCATGCCCGGCAGCAGCGAGCGGCCCAGCATGGCCGCCACGCCCATCGCAGCACCCGACAGGGTGCTGAACACCGTGGCCAGCAGGATCGACAGCACGTACTGGCGCCCTTTCACCCGACCGACCAGAGTGTCGATGGACCGGAGCAGCACCTCGACCGAGTTCGAGCGGAACAGGATCTCGCCCATCAGGATGAACAGCGGGATGGTGACCAGCGATTGCGTGGTCGTCGTCTCGTAGAGCGAGTTGACGAACATGCCGTAGCCCATCGGTCCCATGATGACCGCGACGGCCAGCAGGTTGACCAGCAGGAAGGCCGCGAAGACGGGCAGGCCTACGGCCATGAAGCCCAGGAGCAGCCCCACGCCGGTCGCGACGGCGGCGATACCTTCAACCATGGGTCACCTCGGGTTGGGAGTCGGTCTCGGAAAGCGCCTGGCCGAAGGCGAGGCGCAGAAAATACAGGCCGGAATTGGCCACGCCATAGGTGATGAAGGCCACCAGGATCCATTTCGGAATGCGCACGGTGGTCAGGGTCGCCGTCCCGCGCGAGGCCAGGTGCTGCACCTCGCCGATGCAAAGCCAGGCAGCCCAGAGACAGGTCGCCGCCGCCACCAGGAAGCCCGCGCGCAGGATCACCTGGCGCAGCCGGCCGACCAGGTCGGGCAGGATAGTCACGGCCACGTGCCCGCCTTCGCGGGTCAGCCAGGGCGCGGTGCTGAACACCGTGATCAGCAGCAGGAAGGAAACGAAATCGCTCGCCCAGAGGGTCGGCGCGCCGAAGGCATAGCGCGAGACGACCTCGAAGGCGTAGATGAGCACGATGGCTGCCAGCGCACCGACGCCGATGAAGAACATCAGCCGGGTCAGCACGTCCTGAAGCGTCAGGATCGGTCGCATGGAGGGAAGCTCCTGGAACGGAAAGGCCGAAGAGAATGGGCCGAGAAGGAGGACCGGGGGACGGAAAGACGCGCGGCACCAAGCGGCCGCGCGTCGGAAGGGGCCGGGCCCCGATCAGCCGTCGAGATCGGCTTCGGTCGCCAGACGGCGAATTTCCTCGATCGCCTCGCCCGATTGCGTGGCCGCGAGGTCCATCACGCCCGAGAACCAGGCCGAGCTGAGCGTGCCCGCCAGTTCCTCGGACAGCTCGGTCACGCTCATGCCCTCTGCTTCCAGGGCGGCGCTCTCTTCGGCGACTAGCGTGTCGAACAGGCCATTGGCTTCGATCTCGAACTCGCGCGCGGCGGTCTCGATCTCGGCCCGGGTTTCCTCGGACAGGTCGTTCCAGGTGTCAAGGTTCATCAACACCAGATGGCCGACCTGGCCGAAGGTCGGGCGCATCATGTAGTCGGCGACCTCGAACCAGCGGTAGGACAGAGCGCCGATGGTCGGCCAGGCCGCACCGTCGATCACACCGCGTTCCAGCGCCGGGTAGATCTCGCCGCCCGGCAGCACCACGGGCGAGCCACCCAGTACGTTGATCGCCGGGTGGTAGATCGGCGTGCCGCGCACGCGACGTCCTTCGAGGCCGTTCTCGCCGACCGGCTCGTTCAGCATGATGTGGTAGCCATTCAGGTCGTAAAGCACGGCGATCAGCTTCAACCCCTGCTCCTGGTAATCGGCATCCACCGCGTCCCAAATTCCGGCTTCGCGCAAGGCCTCGGTATCGCCCGACAGGCCGTCCAGCGCCATTCCCACCGAAGTCTGGTTGAAGTGATAGGCACCATTGGTGAACAGCAGGTCGAACAGGCCGCGCGACACCGGGTCGAACTGCTCGAACGGGGGCACGGTCTCGGGGCCCATGACGTTGACGCCGAAGCCCTCGGTTACGGCTTCGTCGAGCGTCTCGATGAACGACGTCAGCACGTCGACCGCAACATAGCTGGAATCCCAGCCCGACAGCAGGCGGAAGTCGCGTGCCTCGGCGGCACCAGTCAGGCCCAGCGTCGCGGCCGACAGCGCCGAAGCGCCCGCAAGGGCACGCAGTTTGTTGGTGAATGTGGTGGATGAAGTCATGTCGCTCGCTCCTCCCGTAGCGTTCCGTCTGCGCCGCCCCTGGGCGGACAGTCTGGTCTGGATTGGCTGCTCAACCTAAAGGGTAAGCTATCTAAGCTTATTTGGCGGAGAGCACCTTGTCTTGATTGCCGGCGGGATCATTGCGACATTTCACATATATGAAATCGTACCGCCCTGCCCGTTCCGGCCTC is a window encoding:
- a CDS encoding 3-hydroxyacyl-CoA dehydrogenase family protein; amino-acid sequence: MPDTAPSIPRPPSSGTICVVGAGFMGCVIATLYAHHGHDVALCDMNTELLASFAERARPIAATFADDPAAVDAMLARVRTEPSLAEAVKGAFMVHEAVQEKLETKQALFAELDAFCPPEVVLATNTSSLLLSDIGAKVNGKQRILGLHYITPGHIIRSIEVIHADFTPASLVEWGRAFVESIDHVGVACGERPGFLINKIQFAMLTEIYRLMDEGIASRDDIDAAVRLSIGPRLALWGPLLTEDLIVSKATALAVTDSLYHQTGDENYKGRKALRDLVEAGHMGAITGRGWYEYDAPYAEIVLERDRQLTDLLEWLRERDPVGRLAPR
- the dctP gene encoding TRAP transporter substrate-binding protein DctP, coding for MTSSTTFTNKLRALAGASALSAATLGLTGAAEARDFRLLSGWDSSYVAVDVLTSFIETLDEAVTEGFGVNVMGPETVPPFEQFDPVSRGLFDLLFTNGAYHFNQTSVGMALDGLSGDTEALREAGIWDAVDADYQEQGLKLIAVLYDLNGYHIMLNEPVGENGLEGRRVRGTPIYHPAINVLGGSPVVLPGGEIYPALERGVIDGAAWPTIGALSYRWFEVADYMMRPTFGQVGHLVLMNLDTWNDLSEETRAEIETAAREFEIEANGLFDTLVAEESAALEAEGMSVTELSEELAGTLSSAWFSGVMDLAATQSGEAIEEIRRLATEADLDG
- a CDS encoding Rieske 2Fe-2S domain-containing protein, encoding MLTPEENEVLTRVTGDAPMAKLMRQHWTPVCLMEEVAENDGKPLRVEVLGESYVAFRDTKGRLGMLDELCPHRKASLVYGRNEDCGLRCLYHGWKMDVDGNVVAMSSEPEGSPLMDKVKARSYPVREWGGFVWAWLGDKTDMPEFQPPAFAPTEDTPVAILKIRVPANWAQIHEGQIDSAHSSSLHSSTMKPARVESAAADDKSWYRPSTDKSPRMQTETTSYGFHYAAIRKPIKNAATHHYLRITEFVAPYYSLIPPNNAYKVASVIVPINDDETAFHFLAFGGPKVPSTEEWRAFNHAVPGKDLDEKWRTLRTLDNDFKQDRELMKEGHFTGVPGIPNEDIIMWVSMGSRVQRHTDVLGASDLAIVEFRRLMTDAAQKVAEGGPAIGTASFALQSRIASHEGVYPKDVDWRTLVAHDPAEAAE
- a CDS encoding Gfo/Idh/MocA family oxidoreductase gives rise to the protein MPVRLGVVGLGRGFMLMIPTFTADPRVKLVAAAAPRAESRAAFEAEFGGRTYDDIVPLCADPEVEAVYIATPHQMHADHVCTALAAGKHVLVDKPIAISMADADRMVAAAEASSKHLIVGPSHSFDPPVEAAARLIESGEVGSLRMIQAFNYTDFLYRPRRPEELRTEEGGGILFSQAIHQIDVVRRLAGGLATRVTAMTGAWDPARPTEGAFSALIAFANGSFASLTYSGYAHFDSDVWMDNVGELGQRKDPAAYGKARRALQGLDAEAEAALKQTRTYGSGAGLIEAENNEHFGPVIALCDRADLRLTPAGLDVFGDIERRFVEVPFGPAPRGPVIDALVGAVREDRAPAQTGAWGRASLEICHAILESAASGQPVDLQRQCGIT
- a CDS encoding IclR family transcriptional regulator, whose translation is MTADKVKSAARVFEILEFFASHRQPARLHELGAALGYPVSSLTALLRTMLDMGYMTLDPATHAYLPGPRLQTLTGWMQVDDYEQTVLFDALCRLREAAGEPVVLAAPADLHVDYVTSLHRQEGRNTHIRAGDRRLMVQNGTGWLMLARAPRPVALQIYRRTVAEGLISPRDYPQAAFEAVLDANRDTDVSILHARDLLDIPTHRTVHWDASMMSTLIPVPPGHARPLGIGIHGPTERISRRADELSELLRRTSAELAARLETV
- a CDS encoding aldehyde dehydrogenase family protein, which encodes MLEPTLPANLGLYYGNAWHAAQSGRTDPTFDPATGKVLAQVATAGEADVDAAVASARAGFREWRDVAPLERARVLKEIAAIIRKHGDELALLDSANCGNPYTEMRGDAGVAAAQMEFFAGLVTEMKGDTIPMGPERINMTLREPLGVVARILAFNHPLMFCGGKMGAPLAAGNAVIIKPPVQAPLSALRLAELIDGLLPKGVFTVLPGGTEAGAALASQKGVDKVTLIGSVGAGRAVMRAASDTLKPVLLELGGKNALIAYPDSDPDKVANAIVAGMNFSWCGQSCGSTSRAFLHDDLHDAVVERLAAAVSRFKPGMPTDPATTMGALVGREHFDRVMGYIASGKAEGARVVTGGNAVTEGAMADGCFVEPTIFADVTPDMRVAREEIFGPVLVLRRWSDEGAMMDEVNGLDVGLTCSIWSKDLATAHRAAARAEAGFVWINEVGRHFLGAPFGGYKQSGLGREEGIGELISFTQEKNIHINLGGQ
- a CDS encoding TRAP transporter small permease, coding for MRPILTLQDVLTRLMFFIGVGALAAIVLIYAFEVVSRYAFGAPTLWASDFVSFLLLITVFSTAPWLTREGGHVAVTILPDLVGRLRQVILRAGFLVAAATCLWAAWLCIGEVQHLASRGTATLTTVRIPKWILVAFITYGVANSGLYFLRLAFGQALSETDSQPEVTHG
- a CDS encoding PDR/VanB family oxidoreductase translates to MELIRMRVGARRALTPQITEFTLVPMEEGALPGFTPGAHVTVETPSGAMRRYSLVNDGTAPDHYKIAVKREPASRGGSASMHDEAVEGFELNVEAPENDFPMADAPRYLLIAGGIGVTPISAMAAHLEREGKDFNIIYLSRSAEEAAYLEDLTTAYGDRVLAHHDEGDPEKIYDFWDHFAEPQKLNVYCCGPKPLMDEIEAISGHWPEGRVNFEDFKPVDVVRADDEAFEVELKKTGITLTVPADRSILEAMRDAGFPTVSSCESGTCGTCKTRLLEGEADHRDMVLMDEEKADKIMICVSRACSGGRLVLDL
- a CDS encoding ABC transporter substrate-binding protein; this translates as MSDLKLSLAMGNYDRTRAIVDGRVKIDGVDPVPMLLSPEEMFFRAFRHEAFDISELSLSSYSISVARGNPHYVAIPVFLSRAFRHTSVYIRTDRGIDRPEDLKGKRIGIAEYQLSANVWVRGILEEHFGVKPSDVTWVRGGMDTPGRPEKIALTLPDDITIEQAPEGATLNGMLAAGEIDGFIGPRWPRCFAEGHPHVGRLFRDSIGAAEEYFRQTRIFPVMHVLGVRRTLVEEYPFLPAALLKAFSESKKLAEEALNDTSATKVTMPFVEDTLNRARALMGPDPWSYGVGANAHVLDKFLDYHFAQGLSPRRVQVDELFHPSTLEAYSL
- a CDS encoding TRAP transporter large permease gives rise to the protein MVEGIAAVATGVGLLLGFMAVGLPVFAAFLLVNLLAVAVIMGPMGYGMFVNSLYETTTTQSLVTIPLFILMGEILFRSNSVEVLLRSIDTLVGRVKGRQYVLSILLATVFSTLSGAAMGVAAMLGRSLLPGMVARGYDARLSAGTILAGASLAPLIPPSVLVIIIGTLAGVSIAGLLIAGIIPGLMFAAIFLGYCFIRVWLNPSLAPDEPDDGTRATLADKGWALLRVVPFSIIILMVMGLILVGIATPTEAGAMGVIGSLIIAAIYRNLSFKMIGESLVSSAKVAAMILFIMASSKLFSQLLAFTGGASAMTEWVVGLEQSRWVMLILLMLLPFVLCMFIDQIALMLIVIPIYLPIIEELQFDPIWFWLLFLVNITVGGMTPPFGYTLFALKSAWEDASLGKVFSSAWPFVLLYLLGMIVLALVPGLSTLLPSML